In Ciconia boyciana chromosome 1, ASM3463844v1, whole genome shotgun sequence, the genomic stretch AACATTACTCAGTTGCAATTTCAATTCAGCATACATATCTTTTAACTACTTACTGACAGGCATTATAGCAAATGAGACAATAATCTTTTCCTGAAAGTATCAGATACTGACAACTGTCAGAGATGAAGTGCCAGCTCAGCTGAATCAACTGCCTTTCCTGATACATGACTAAGTGCTTAATACCCCAGTGTGCCTAGTGAATAATACTATTTGAACCAGGGCACCTAGCTTTTTAGCCTTAAATTGCTGGCAGTAAAAATTAAGTCAAAGGcctttggtggtggtgttgtaTATGTATTTACAGACTGtggtttttccttccttccaggtCTTGGCTTTTGTTACTCTATTATAAATGGCCCTACTAATGCAACAGTCCTTGCTGGTTCAGAAGCCCGCTTTAATTGCACTGTGTCAGTAGGATGGGTAATTCTCATTTGGCTGTCCAATGGAAATCCTGTCCTCACTGTCATCAATCCTCAAGGAGCTGTTGAAACATCAGACCGCTTCACATCTCAAAATTATACCAGTGGCAATGGGTTTACCTCAGAGCTGATCATCCACAACACACAGCTTAGTGACTCTGGAAAAATTGAATGCAGCACCCAGCAACCTAGTGAGAgcagctttgcatttctttctgttcaagGTACGTATAGCCATCAATACAAAGCTATTTTATTATACTGCACTTAAAGGAATCCTCTGATGGATTGCCCAAATTATCCCTGCAAAGGAGTACATGCTCTCATTTACCATCCTTTGCCTCCTGTCCTCCTTGTCTTAATTTTCCTGTCAAAGCAGGTTTCAGAGTCACATTCAGAGTGCCATGAACAAAGGTTTGAActgcccttctttttttctgttacatctCTTATTCTTTATTGGATTGTATAATATGCCTGAAGGCTATATCAGGCCCACTAGCAGTCAGTCAAAAATGATCTTTTGGCTAGAAACAGTATGGATTACCCCATATGCACATCTTTGTACATGAACCTTCTGCTGTCTTTAGGGCAGATCTCCCTCCTGATTTCTGACTCAGTCTGTATCCAGCTTCTTTGAGTTTGATTTAATGGCATGTAGAAGTAAAGCTCTTGAGACACAAAGCAATACCCTTCATATGATTGCTGCTGCAAGCTACCGTTTCCAAGGAACAAAAAGTTCCTGTGTATCAAGTCCCTGTGTATGagacctcttcctcctctctgaaGCAGCAATAGTGACAGAGTGCAGCCAGTAAAGCAAGATCTAATCACCAGATACTATGCATTTGTCAAAGAGATGCTTCACACAATGAGAACATCTCATCTACCCGTAAACCTTTCCTGATAAAACCCAAGCATACTTAAAATTTAGAGAGAAACTCTGTTATTTCATTATGTTGTCCTTCAGCTGGAAATACATCAGGATGGCTAAAAAGTataatttcctgctttttattgGAAAGGTACTGAAAGTGGAGACTTGTGCTTTAGACACACTGGACAATGTGTCCGTGAAGAATATATGCGTGTTTATATCATGCATATGGTATATCTGTGCTAATAatgattgtttttaaattcatatcTCAAGGCATAGCTAATTCTTGGTAGCTAGATAAGATTTAAAACTATCAGCAGGAAAGCAATGCAGCCAAATATTCTGAAggaacaaaatatgttttccctCCTACAGTTAATGGATCTTTATTCATCAAAAATAGCACCTTAACagtaaaagagaacaaaacGGTTGAAATTGTTTGTGAAGCCTTAGGATGGGCTCCAGCTCCAGACATTACCTGGATGACAAATGACTCTTTCATTGATAAGTCGAGGTATGTTACCCAGCAAAGTCAAGGATCTAATGACCTCCACAATGCCCTGAGCATCCTAACTTTGACTCCGACGGCCACTGAGATTTTGACTTGTTTAGCTGACATAGAAGCACTCCCTAACCCTCAGAATGCAACTGTAACTGTTATTTTTGTCAACTCTACTATAGGTGAGTGAATGTTTGTTGTACTTTGCCTGTACTATTTTCTCAGAACTgtgcttttagttttgttttgctttgttttattttgaaaagtcttatttgcaaatgaaatactATGAGATGTGCAAAGGGGGTAGAATTAAGACCCAATCGTCACAACCTGATACATAGGTAGGGTTAAATTCACATCTGTGAGAGGACTGGTACAAGTCTAATGAACCACAAAGTGCAGCTTAGGACTGAGCAAGACAAATGAAGCAGTACACCTGCCACTGACTCCTACTATGGATTCATTGATAAGAAAACTGGCCTTTGCTCCTTGACCAAGTAAACATCTAATGAATTTAGATGTTAAATATCTTTGATTAGGCCATGCCTGCCATATGAACATAATTTGTTAGACCTCATTTATTCAAAGCCAAACCCTCAGGTGAAATTGTTCTCCATAATATTCAATACCAACTTTACCACTGACTTGGAAAAAACTCCTGGATTTTACTCCCAGTTTCCACACACAACCTAGAATAGATTCTGTACTAGCACTTCAGATGCGAATAGAAAGTTCTCTGTATGAGCTGTTATCAGATGTAATGGAGCTGTTGTAGTATGGTGGTAACATCCCCAGGGCTGCACTGAGGCTGGCACCTAATTGCAGATGGTAGCATTTACATGTATGAACTTCTATACCATATACCTATCATCAATCTACTATAAGAACGTCTTTGTACATGGTGTATTCACCCATTACAGAGCAAGAATCAAGTCATCAAGAGAAGCTGTGTATCATGGAATTTTTCCCAAAGTCTACTTAGATCAAAGGGCCATTGGgcctcctttcctcttcctggtATGGTCCCTTTTGCGTCTTAGAGGAAGGTAAAATTTGTCCTGCAGCAACATATGTGGGATTCTTTGGATAGTGCATTTGGttgctttttattgctttttatttaaggaaattCAAGGTCACTTTAAACTAAGCATGGATGTTGAGCAAATCTCTCAAGAACAGTTAGACCTTTGATAACCCTAAATATTTTCGCTAACATTGTCAACATTTTTGTAATGCTGCTAATCTTTGGCCTCACTGACATcctatgaaaataaattccataATTTAACACATTCACAGTATTAGGAGGTTTATAAGGAAAAGTGTGATTTTATCTGATCTGTGCTTCCAGCGTGGAACAAAGCAAGTGGGACTATCACTACAGATATGCCTCATAATCTAACAGAATCCtatgaaaaccttttttcttttctaaaccgTAACACAATAAGAGCAAGTAAGAGGAAATATCTCCCTGTGGGTTAGCAGTGTTTAATGCAGATAAGGGTGACGATACCAGACAATTTCTCTGTTAGGACTAGCCAAGTGTCTCAACTGTAAGGTAGAGGAGTCTCAAGACAAACTAAACTTGAAGCACTAATTGCATGGCAGGGAGCTGAAGTTGCTGGATATAGGTACACTGCCACCTATGGTGACATAGTCCACCCTACAGTGACATCCCTTTTATTAGCCTTATCCTGTGGTATGGGAAATGCATAGGTTAtatggaggtttttttgcagtggGTCTATGCATCCCCACTGTCTTCTGTACAGAGTAGGGCCTCGAATCTACGTTTCTTTTCATGATGTGGTGCGCATTGTGAACTTCTATAATCATGATGACAGCTTCTCTTGATGCACTGATTCTTCTTCTGTAATGGGTGAACACGGCACGTACAAAGACATTCTTATACTGGATTGATGAGGGGTTTGGTGTAGAAGTTTTGACATATAAACAAAAGAGGAGGTTTAATAACTGtgccttttattttaagtatgaGTCATTATTAGCAAGCCTTTTTCAGAAGTACTTGCTTCGTAATGCAGTTGAAAAAGGTCATTTCACCATTCTTAATATGGCTTTTTTGTAGTCAGATTGCTCCTAATTACTGACTAAGCAAAATAGAAGTATCCTGAGGAAATTAATAAATTCCCCTGCCTACTCATTTGTGAAGTACTGCGGTATCCACCCTCAGTTTCCATAGCTACTCATTGTAAatcagaagaggagaaaaacagatgtcATGAAGCAAAATTATTGTATAATTAGTGATTGTATAGGACCATCATTCATTTCTCTTTGTAAAAATCATTGTGCAGCAGCAGACACTTGAAATTTGTCAGGATATGAGAATATGAAGTCTTTAAATTATtagaatgaaataaagacaTGGCATTTACGACAGAGGAagatatataatgtatatatcACACTTGAAATCTCAGAGCTTGTCTGACTTTCCATGTACAGACTCAGCCTTAGCTAGCTGTTGTCAGGAAAGAATACAACTAGCTTCAAACATCTAAGGAATTCTTCCCAAAACTACTGTAATATCAATTTCAACCTTCACTTAAAAGCTTGAGGAATTTAATTCCTCTGTGTCTCTCACAAGCAATACCTGTCCATTCACAAGAATTGCAACCAAAAATCTGAGCCCTCTTCAGCCAGCCATCTCCTGGTCAGTGAATGTCCTACCTTCCTGCACCTCTAGATCAGTGTTAATCTCAGACCTTTCCATACAAGGTGGTGCCTTTTTATGTCAGTCACTCCTGCTCCAGAGGTACCTCACTCACAGTGGTGTTTGGCTGAGCCCCAGATTTGGGAACTCCTATGGAGTGATCCCAGCAGGTGCATTTACAGAGCTGTTATTGGGAAATGGGGTCCCTGGCAGAGTCCCTGAGCTGGGCCCAAGCTCTCTGTGGCCTCAGTGTTGACTTCATGTGGCCTTTGACCTGCAGAAATGAAGATAGGGAACATGCCACGAGCCTgatcttcctttgctttttaagttaGCCAGAAAGCTCCAAAGTGTCCAAGAAGCGATGTGCAGCTTTTTCCAGTCTCTCGTTTCTCCTTGGTCACCAGCATGTGCTAGGGAAAATCCCCTTTCCTGCAGATACTTTGCCCAAGTAAATTTTTGGGCATTTTTGGAGGAGCCAGAGGTCGGGACAGCAGCAGAGGATGGGCCCCATAGAATGACGAAGTGGCTTTGTCTACACTAAGCACCTCATGTAACTTGGTGTGGATTTACTAATGGGGTTAAAAGGAGTTTAATGCCCTCATGCTTTAGTGCCCCTTTCTTGCACCCCTACTTGCGTGTTGAGCTGGCAGCTCCTGCATTCATACCTGCTGGTCCCAGCTCCATTTTCTTGCTGGATCCTCCAAAACTGGGGAGAAACTACAATGTTGAAGTGCTGGGAGTGTTTGTGTTGTATCATGTCCTTTTCGCTTCAGCTCTATAGATACTCTTTCGGCATGTAACCTGAACCTGACAGGGAGCAAAATACCTCGGTGTGGCAGCCAGCCTGCAGCTATGAGCCAGTGCAGGTGTGTTTAGCTCCTGCCTTCACACTAACGTTAGGCTTTCCCCTATAGCTAAATAGCTGTCTTTCATATTTCAGGCAACTTGAAATCCCTGTGTGGCATGCTTTATGGAACAAAATATGATAAAATTTTTGTTAGATATTTGTTGCAGTACTTctagataaaaatattatgaacaAGTTTATCATAAATTGTGATCACAACTGATTACAGCCTACAGAATTAACTACTAGTTTGCAGGTTACTGAGTGCTTGTTTTCTCTAATGgtcagaagaaattaaaaacatgctgaCTGAGCATTAGGATTAGAGAAGACTGAAACAAATTGCTTAATCATAATGACCTGAGCTTTGGAGAATACAGACTCCTAACAGAGGTTCAAGCCTTGTAGGAGGCTCTGGTCCTGTATCTTTGCAGTCTGAAACctccaaaccccaaacataTGCCCAGGCAAATTGGTAGATAGAAAGGATTTACTTCTTTATTCTCTGCCCTAGGTAAACCAGCAGATACTCTGGTTCACACATCAGGGGCATAGCCCCGACACTGCGCAGCCACCAGTTGCTTACATTGCTGCGGTACCTTTTCCAGAGGCTGTCAGCTAAATGTGGCCATGCAGTCATTAACTGGGACCTCTAACGAGGAAATGACAATCAATCATAAACTCAGTGCAACAGAATGAGTTTTGTGAAGTTTGGATGTGTCTCACACCTGTAATTTGCATTGGAAGTTTGTTTCTAAACTCTGCCAAAATGACTTTGGGGCTGCTTTTCAAAGGGTAGCCAAATTAGAGatgcttctgaaatatttggtCGACACCAAAGGGCAGGATGATGTGACAATCAGAACCGACACCTTCCTTGTGCATCCAGCTGTGTGAGAAacacagagtatttttaaaattctgtgcaCGTGGGAGCTCTGTAGGAAAACTGTTTGGTCATAGCAACCGATTTCAGCAAGATACTGAATTATCTTGAAGTCACCTCATTTAACTCTGTAGATTACCGCAAAGACAAAGGAATAAGTTAATGTTGTGAGAATGCCAGTAGTGAAGATGGGTTAGTAGCTGCATATTCCCAAGTGGTGCTACTCTTTACAGGTTTTGCTATTCGCTGCTCTTTTAAATGGGTAACAGATGCCCTACCAAGTATGTCCCAAAACCACAcacctgctgaaatcagtgagaGAAATCCCAAGATGAGATTCATCAGAAAATCATATCTACAGGCTAGATATGTACTGTCCATCTGTACTAGTCACCTAAGACTATCGCTGTGGTCTGTGGGGAGAAATGTATGCTTCTTCAAAGCTTCTCATCTTATCCAAAGGgacacacatgcacatttgGCCAAATGAGTTGTAAcccaaaatacttattttctctccactgacaAGAGCAGCTAGGCAAGACATTTAATATCTGCAGTATAGACATCTAAATTGAATCTTAACTCCTCTCCCCAACCCCCGATGTCTCCAAAGCATGTTGGGAGGCCCAGCAttatctgcaaaataaagtttAGGTTGGAAGATTGCACCcctgtgtttttcagaagagaagtaGCTGTGGGAAAAGTTACAATTGCAATAAAGAATTTGcatttggaaacattttaagtTCTTGGGCACCATCCACAAATACAGAGTCTGTCATTCGGAAAACACAGACTCCCTGTTAAATAATCAACAAGCAGTTAATAGCTTCTCACAGAAAAGGTAAATATTCTGAAAAGGATGTTCTGAGGCTCTGATGATAATACAATATTTCTCCATTTAATTTAACAGAGAATGATTACAGTGAAGACAGCAGAAGCACGTGGGTTATTGTACTTGCAGTCGTGCTTTCACTTGTTGGTATTATTCTTCTGATCATTCTTATTGCAGTTGTTGTACGCTGCTGCTGcctaaaaaagaaaggtaagtGGACCTCCACAATTAGTCTGTATATTAAAAAGCATCTTAAGTTAGATATAAATCTCCTGGTTATGTTACTTCTGGTGTAGTGCAAAGACCTGTAAAGAGAAGTGTGAGCAGACAGATCCTGCTCTTAACCATGACCTGGTTAAGATGCTCCTTACTTTCATCTTGCTGTTTCTCCTCTAAATTGGTTCCAGAGTAATTAGTGGCCCATTAGTTTTGCCATTCACATTAACTACAAGGGGGTCGTGTTTTTCAGGAGTAAGTTAACTTTCAATGATGTTTAGTTCCTATGCCGGGGCTCTTTGTTGAAGCATACCTTCAGTGCTGTGTGCTTAATTTCCAGTTTCTGTGTAAGCAATTCTACAGGGACGTTGCACAATTTTGTAAACAGGGAGGAGAGATGCCCTGTGGTAGCTGGAACACAGTGCACACTCTAAGAGGAGCTCTACAGTAGGTCACATTTTAGTTTCctgcattttaaacatattctttctttctctctcttcccccccccccccttcaggATCTAcatatcaaaatgaaataaggTAAGCTGGATGAGGTGGGAGAATTTTCGTTTTAACCGAACGCTTTcaggctgctgcaggatggTGAGAGGGATGTGCCGGTTTCCACCGCCCAGCGCTTCCAGGATGTGTGGGTGCTGCCCCGCTGTGTGACCTTGCCCATGCCTGTATGCACAGCACAGGAAGGGAACTGACCTTAGGGGCGACAGGCAAGGGCCACAGCTCGCAGCAGGTTGTGAACTCTGTTCCCACGATAAACTGGGTGAAAAGAATCAAAATCCTGCAAACGCTACCTCGCTGATCCAGCACGCACAGAAATTACAGACGCAAAATACACTCCTACGGAAGCTGACGGGCAAAGCAAACCCTTAAAAATCGGCCGTAGCCCCAGGCGCCCcggggaa encodes the following:
- the IGSF5 gene encoding immunoglobulin superfamily member 5 produces the protein MERFLKLILLPLILTALLPGLGFCYSIINGPTNATVLAGSEARFNCTVSVGWVILIWLSNGNPVLTVINPQGAVETSDRFTSQNYTSGNGFTSELIIHNTQLSDSGKIECSTQQPSESSFAFLSVQVNGSLFIKNSTLTVKENKTVEIVCEALGWAPAPDITWMTNDSFIDKSRYVTQQSQGSNDLHNALSILTLTPTATEILTCLADIEALPNPQNATVTVIFVNSTIENDYSEDSRSTWVIVLAVVLSLVGIILLIILIAVVVRCCCLKKKGSTYQNEIRKVSAEKRKDGNLENRQRHGSENQGYIPEELWNTEQIPGIASLPPVSSKLTVPAADLHTSSVPKVQPQRRTDYLISPKKTRNVTLV